A genomic stretch from Mycobacterium paraterrae includes:
- a CDS encoding VWA domain-containing protein: MTFEPVLPVWLLVAIALVLIGVRMTALYRVLVRTGPGRYRPVVLRWSGLTLAVLMLVVAAARPQLGSADPHPGNSPPTSPGASTANLNVFFVIDRSVDTRVEDFADHTSRMAGIRDDAVALIDQFPRARFSVVEFASRSRELWPLSEDTWSLKPLIQGLSSYTEVPEDAMYQVDAGAANDTLRRALTQARYQHQGSKNVVFYLGCGASGSRAPQTGFTLGDLVAGGAVLGYGTPEGGPIPRGFVDGNLLFMADQKTGVPLTNSIGEDTLKALAGELGVGYFHREKAQTISPVVPAVTADPAPDAAALIASETVERTELYWLFALLAAILVAGEIYLTARDYRRARRAGSDVKT, translated from the coding sequence ATGACATTCGAACCCGTTCTGCCGGTGTGGCTGTTGGTCGCCATCGCCCTGGTGCTGATCGGTGTGCGTATGACTGCGCTGTACCGCGTGCTGGTGCGCACCGGGCCGGGTCGTTACCGACCGGTGGTGTTGCGCTGGAGCGGGCTGACGCTCGCTGTGCTCATGCTGGTCGTCGCCGCGGCCCGGCCGCAGCTGGGATCCGCCGACCCGCACCCGGGCAACTCTCCGCCGACCTCGCCGGGGGCGTCGACAGCCAACCTCAATGTCTTCTTCGTGATCGACCGCTCGGTGGATACCCGCGTCGAGGACTTCGCTGATCACACCTCGCGGATGGCCGGAATCCGTGACGACGCGGTGGCACTGATCGATCAGTTCCCCCGGGCGCGGTTTTCGGTGGTCGAGTTCGCCTCGAGATCCCGTGAGCTGTGGCCTCTTTCGGAAGACACGTGGAGCCTCAAGCCACTGATTCAAGGGCTGTCGTCCTACACCGAGGTCCCCGAGGACGCGATGTACCAGGTCGACGCCGGCGCCGCCAACGATACCCTGCGCCGGGCGCTGACCCAGGCCCGCTATCAGCACCAGGGCTCGAAGAATGTGGTGTTCTATCTCGGCTGCGGGGCCAGCGGGTCACGTGCCCCCCAAACCGGTTTCACCCTGGGTGATCTGGTGGCCGGCGGCGCGGTGCTGGGGTACGGAACACCTGAGGGCGGTCCAATTCCGCGCGGCTTCGTCGACGGCAATCTGCTCTTCATGGCCGACCAGAAGACCGGGGTTCCGTTGACCAACAGCATCGGCGAGGACACGCTCAAAGCGTTGGCCGGCGAGCTCGGTGTCGGCTACTTCCACCGCGAGAAAGCTCAGACGATCTCACCGGTGGTGCCGGCCGTCACAGCCGATCCCGCGCCCGATGCCGCGGCGCTGATCGCGTCGGAGACCGTCGAGCGCACCGAATTGTATTGGCTGTTCGCGCTGCTCGCCGCCATCCTGGTGGCCGGCGAAATCTATTTGACTGCTCGCGACTACCGGCGCGCCCGCCGGGCGGGATCGGATGTGAAGACATGA
- a CDS encoding DUF58 domain-containing protein — protein MGKHLNRAKQHFGSDSRGLLEGGRYALLHTRSLEFDDLRPYVPGDDVRDIDWKATARSGSVLIKRFVSEKHHKILVIADAGRNMNALAPSGELKRDIAANIIGAIGLITLGRSDEIGLVYGDSRGSANTRNRRGETHIESLLDRFYGHTLHAPGSSDIVTQLRYAANGYRRRMLIIVVSDEPDIDDRLADALQQLSGRHELMWAMVSDMAAVGSSDTEADGFDIDSGAFVLNGATLGPRVIAAYRRQEQARLARLDTFMTERAIRYTRIGASSQLRTQLVGLTEGFRHAN, from the coding sequence ATGGGCAAGCACCTCAACCGCGCCAAACAGCACTTCGGCAGCGACAGCCGCGGACTGCTCGAAGGTGGCCGTTACGCCCTTTTGCACACGCGCAGTTTGGAATTCGATGATCTGCGACCGTATGTGCCCGGTGACGACGTCCGCGACATCGACTGGAAAGCGACGGCCCGCTCTGGGTCGGTGTTGATCAAACGATTCGTCTCGGAAAAGCACCACAAGATTCTGGTGATCGCCGACGCCGGTCGTAACATGAACGCGCTGGCTCCGAGCGGGGAACTCAAACGCGACATCGCCGCCAACATCATCGGCGCGATCGGGTTGATCACACTGGGCCGATCTGACGAAATCGGTTTGGTGTACGGCGATTCGCGCGGATCGGCCAACACCCGTAACCGCCGCGGCGAGACACACATCGAATCGCTGCTCGACCGATTCTACGGTCACACGCTCCATGCACCGGGCTCCAGTGACATCGTCACCCAATTACGTTACGCCGCTAACGGTTATCGACGCCGCATGCTGATCATCGTGGTGTCCGACGAACCCGACATCGACGATCGCCTCGCCGACGCCCTGCAGCAGCTCTCCGGTCGGCACGAGCTGATGTGGGCCATGGTCAGCGACATGGCCGCTGTCGGATCCTCCGACACCGAGGCCGACGGGTTCGACATCGACAGCGGCGCTTTCGTTCTCAACGGCGCCACTTTGGGTCCGCGGGTCATTGCCGCGTACCGGAGACAAGAGCAGGCCCGCCTGGCTCGCCTGGACACATTCATGACCGAAAGGGCGATCCGCTACACCCGCATCGGTGCCAGTAGCCAGCTGCGCACGCAGCTGGTCGGCCTGACCGAAGGCTTCCGTCATGCAAACTGA
- a CDS encoding AAA family ATPase: MTITRAQQPDPQQMQAAQRIVGAVSQVFAEKVVGQDNLRETLLIGLLTGGHILLESVPGLAKTTAARVIAEAVAGGFQRIQCTPDLLPSDIIGTQIYDSSTNSFVTQLGPVHTNICLLDEINRSSAKTQSAMLEAMEERQTTVAGTNYPIPEPFLVIATQNPVDQEGTYPLSEAQTDRFLLKEILRYPSPQEEVEVMARIDAGVYDKSHPARHVVTLDDIRHLQRLVAAVHMDQALMHYASQLVGVTRNPQQYLPPQLARIVEYGASPRATIAFCKAARAHAILRGRNYVIPDDVAKVAHRVLRHRLILGFEAAASNITAETVIDAVLQSVRVP; encoded by the coding sequence ATGACCATCACCCGGGCGCAGCAACCCGACCCGCAACAGATGCAGGCGGCTCAACGCATCGTGGGCGCGGTGTCTCAGGTGTTCGCCGAGAAGGTAGTGGGTCAGGACAACCTGCGTGAGACGTTGCTGATCGGCTTGTTGACCGGCGGACACATCCTGCTGGAAAGCGTTCCAGGGCTTGCCAAAACGACCGCCGCCCGGGTGATCGCCGAGGCCGTGGCAGGTGGGTTCCAGCGCATTCAATGTACCCCGGACCTGCTGCCCAGTGACATCATCGGCACCCAGATCTACGACTCGTCGACGAATTCCTTTGTCACGCAACTGGGTCCGGTGCACACCAACATCTGCCTGCTCGACGAGATCAACCGAAGCAGCGCCAAGACGCAGAGCGCGATGCTCGAAGCGATGGAAGAACGCCAGACGACAGTGGCCGGCACCAATTACCCGATACCCGAACCATTTTTGGTGATCGCCACCCAGAATCCGGTCGACCAGGAGGGTACCTATCCGCTCTCGGAAGCTCAGACCGACCGGTTCCTGCTCAAAGAGATCCTGCGCTACCCGTCACCGCAAGAAGAGGTCGAGGTGATGGCGCGCATCGATGCCGGTGTCTACGACAAGAGCCACCCCGCCCGACACGTCGTGACCCTCGACGACATCCGTCACCTCCAGCGGCTGGTCGCCGCCGTCCACATGGACCAGGCGCTGATGCATTACGCCAGCCAACTCGTGGGTGTCACGCGCAACCCCCAGCAATACCTGCCGCCGCAACTGGCGCGCATCGTGGAATATGGCGCCAGTCCCCGGGCCACGATCGCGTTCTGTAAGGCCGCCCGTGCCCACGCGATCCTTCGCGGCCGAAACTACGTTATCCCGGACGACGTCGCCAAGGTGGCCCATCGGGTGCTGCGGCACCGGCTGATCCTCGGCTTCGAGGCCGCGGCGTCCAACATCACCGCCGAAACCGTGATCGACGCCGTGTTGCAAAGCGTACGCGTCCCCTAG